TTAGGCTCATCGAGGCCTTGCAGAGTCGCGGGAGCACCGATCTTCCAGAGCGTCCGATAGGCCGCGTAGTCGCTACCGACTCGGATGGTCACGCAGACCTCAAGTGCACGTTCGGATTCTCTGATCTGACCATGACCTCAGGCCGGAAGAAGACTGAGATCATTCCCGACGGCATGATCCGAGTGGAGCGCATTGGCTACGTCTCATTGCTCATTTCTTCGGACCAGCTATTCCCTAACGCTCCCTATGATGAGATGCCGCAATCCGCTAGGATCACACTCGAAAAAGAGCCCATCCAGCCACTGCAGCCAACGACCGACAGGTCCGCTGTCAGTCGCGGCTGAGTTCAATCGTCAAAAATAGAAAAGATGCCTTTCGATCGCTGGAAACCTGTTAATCAATATTCGCTAGCGTGGCGCTTGTTTCAGCGCCACCACACCCACTTCAATCGTATTTTTTGGTCCGACCAAGCAGCGAGAAGAAGAGTATACACTTTCACGCGAGGGAAAGTTAAGTCCATCCCAGCCAAAGATATCTTTCCATTAGATGAACACCCCCGCGCACTTCTTGAAAATCTAGGCGAATGGTCACAGAACTATAATGCATTTGATCGCTGGGCTCGAATTGCCGCAGTCGCGGCATTAACAGGTTACCTCGAAACATTCATATCACAGCTGGCATACGCTGCTCTTGAGTCTTGTCCCGCACTCCTAGTTGGAGGTTCACGAGAAATTGACGGTGTTATTCATCTAAAGAATAATACCTTCCCAGAGCTAGAACGGGCAGTTTCACCTCTCGTTAGGGGTGAATGGTCTTCTCGCTGTTCAGCTTATGCTACACTATTCGGATCATGTGGCTTCACAGCCCACATTTCGACTCTGGAGGAAATGCGAAACTTAAGAAATGACGCCAGTCATTCATTTGGAAGGCCGATTGCATCTATGCGCATGGCAGAAAAATATTTAGTCGAGCGCATCGATAAAATATCAGACGCTCGAATCCAAGGCTTTCTTGGGGCTGTTGAGTCCGTCGCAAAATCCATAGAAAAAGATATCACCCATAGGTTTGTAGGTGCCTACGAATCCATGCGTATATATCACAATTGGCCTAGAAAGAATGATTTCAGTGGATATAGCCTCAAATCAGTAGCGATGGATTTTGGGGGCTATTACCAAGAAGTTACCAGCTACGGAATACCTAAATATGTAGGCGTTTCTCTAATTCAGCATTACCAGAAACTATGAAGAAGCCGAACCAGGCACCAGAGCCAACGACCATGCTTGTCACGTTCCGTGCTGCCGCACGGCCAGCGCCAAGAGCGGTCGCAGCTCGCCTTTTACGTTGAGACTGTCGAAGCCCCCCGTTTGTCGGAAATTTTTTGATACACGGTTGGCCTGATAAATGATGGGGCGTGCACATCATGGCGAAGTATAAACCTTACGACTACGCGCAGACGATGTCGCTGGCCGGGGACACTGGAACGGGTAGGGACTGGAAAGATGCTTAAGTTTGGGTTAAGCACCGGTCCATTCCTATGAAGCACGATACGGACAAGATTGATGAAGACGTTTTGGCGCTGCTGTTCCTGACTGCTCATCGCGAGCGAGATGGTTACCCGTGGCGGACGTGGAAAGGGCACGACTGGGAGGTAATGGACCGCCTTTGCGAAAAGGGCTTCATCTCTGACCCTCACGGTAAAGCGAAGTCCGTGGTCTTCACCGAGGAGGGCTTTGCCAAAGCCCAACAGTTGTTCGAAGCGAAATACACGAAACCGGAGTAAGCTTCATCGTGCAGTTGCAGTGTCCTCGACGTCGGGATGCTCAAATGGGGCTACATTCTGTTTTCGAAGCCGGCATTTCAGTGGCAGACCCGGTTGGCGGTTCATCATTCCATCGGCCGAGTTCCTCGTTGGACGGAGGCTTGCTCCGTTGCCGTCATTGGTTATCGATCACGCCATGAGTAACAAGGAACTCGTATCCGATCTCCTGACGCGGCTGCCTGATGATGTTTCGCTGCAGGAGATTGCGCGGGAAGTGGAGTTCATTGCGGGCGTGCGCGAGGGCATGGCTCAGCTTGAACGCGGCGAAGGCGTTGAGATCGATCAGGTCGAAAAAATGATCGGGTCATGGATTACAAAGTAGTCCTCTCTCCCCGTGCGATCGAAGACCTGAGAGATATCGTGCTCTACATTTCCCCTGATCGGCCCGAGACGGCTCGTCGCTTGGGACTGGCGCTCGTCGAGAAGACCAAAACCCTGGCGCAGTTTCCGTTGTCCGGTCGCATCGTTCCGGAGTTTGGCGACTCTACCATTCGGGAACTGATTTTGAGGCCCTATCGAATCGTCTATTGTGTCGATGCGCGGTCCGCGGTGGTGGGTGTCGCTCGATTTTGGCATGGCGCGCGCGAGGAAATCGGCAACGAGGATATGGGATAGTCAGCCGTTCGCCGAGAGCCGGTAAGGTTATCAACAGACTGCTTTGGAGAGACGCTTATGATGAATTTTCTTTGGGATCTAGGGCAGGAGGGGCGGATTCGCGGTGCGGAGAAGCAAGCGGCGCGGGCCGAAAATAAGACGATCGATTTGGCCAGTGGGGCGGGGTCGGTGCAACGACGCCTCGATGTGATGACGCTCGCTAACCAGGCGCTGTTTGAGATCTTGCGCGACCGACTCGGGATATCCGAGGAGGAGGTGCTTTACCGGATGGCGGAGATCGATGCTCGGGATGGGAAGAAAGACGGGAAAATCGCACCTCGGGTGGTTTCATGCCGGCGTTGCGGACGAAAAGTCAGCACGGCGCGACAGCATTGCATGTATTGCGCCGAGGTGGTCGTGGAGGGGCACCTCTACGAGAAGAGCTGAGGCCTGAGGCGACGCGGACGGTTTTCTCCTATGGTGACCTATGTTCTTCCCGGGATGGGTGCGGATCAGCGGATGTATGCGGGGGCATGGCATCGGCTGCCGCAGGTGCGATTTCTCGATTGGCCGAAGGAATCCACGGCGTCGTCGCTGGCTGAGTTGGCGGTGGAGGTGATCGCGATGGCCGGCATTGAAGATGGCGCGGTGGTGGTCGGCTCGTCGCTCGGAGGAATGGTGGCGGCGGAGATCGCCAAGCGGCGGAGTCTGCAGCGGCTTATTCTCGTGGGCAGTGCGCTGCAGAAGGAGGAGGTGAGCGCTCTGCTGCGGCTGCTTCACCCGCTGGTCGGCCTCGCGCCGCTTTCCTTTGTGCAGCGGGCGGGTGGGAAGCTGCCGTCCGAGTTGTGCACGATGTTTAGCGAGGCGGATGCGGCGTTTATCCGGAACATGTGTCGGGCGGTTTTTGCGTGGGAGGGATTGGATCACGCAAATGTGCCCGTTTCACGGATACATGGCCGTTTCGATCGCGTCATTCCGCCGCCGAAGGACGCTACGTTGCTCGATGGTGGGCATTTGATCGCGATGACGCACGCCGACGCCTGCGTGGAGTTTATTGAACGGGAGCTCGGGGCTCGCTGGGACGAGGGATGTCGGGCGTGAAGCCCGACCCACAGATGATGGGGAAGCGCCGACCCACAGATTGGTTTCTGTGTTTCAATATGGCCGGGCTTTCCTCGCGACGAGCCTTGCTGTAGCCGGTCGCGGTGAGGCCGGCCCTGGGTCAATGATCTTCGCCGAGTCTTCGGCGCGCGGGGACGAGGGATGTCGGGCGTGAAGCCCGACCCACAGATTGGTGGAGACGCGGGTTAGCGCAGTGGAGCGCGGTAGTAGTAGCCGATTCCGTGATCCTGCTTCGGGCCACGCTTTCACCTCCGGCTCAAGCGCAGCTACATAGGCTAGGCCTTCGGTGTGTATCCGTGGTCCTTGCCTCAGGTGATGAGGTCGGGGGGGACGTTGGCGAGGGCTTCTTCGATGGTGGTGATGCCTTCCTTGACCTTGAGCATCGAATCCTGGTGGAGCGTCTTCATGCCGTTGCGCATGGCGATGCGCTTCAATTCGGCCACTTCGATTTCCTTGTTGATGCCGGCGGTGAGCTCCTCGGAGTTGACCATCAGTTCGTGGATGCCGACGCGGCCTTTGTAGCCGAGGCCACCGCAGGTGGGGCAGCCTTGGGGGTTGGCTTTGTAGATCTGGCCCGTCCAGCCGATGGCCTTTTCCATGAGCATCTTTTCGCGGCCCTCCGGCTCGTAGGGCACCTTGCAGTTTTTGCAGACGCGGCGCATGAGGCGCTGGGCGCAGACGCAGAGCAGGGAGGCGGAAACGTTGAAGGGTTCGACGCCCATTTCGCCCAGACGGGAGACGGTGGAGGGCGCGTCGTTGGTGTGCAGGGTGGAGACCAACAAGTGACCGGTGAGGGCGGCTTCGACGGCGATGCCGGCGGTCTCTTCGTCACGAATCTCACCGACGAGGATCACGTCGGGGTCCATACGCAGGTAACAGCGCAGGGCGCGGGCAAAGGTGAGCCCGATCTGGCGGTTCATTTGCATCTGGTTCAGGCCGGGCAGGGTGTATTCGATGGGGTCCTCGGCGGTCTGGATGTTGATGTCGGGCGCGTTGATTTCGGCGAGGGCCGAGTAGAGGGTCATCGACTTACCGGAGCCGGTCGGGCCGCAGTGCAGGATCATGCCGTAGGGCTGCTGGATGCACTTGCGGTATTTCTCGAGGTTCTCCTCGGAGAAGCCGAGCGCCGGGAGGGGCAGGGTGGTCTTCTGCTTGTCGAGGATACGCATGACGACCTTCTCGCCGTGGTTCATCGGACCGGTGGCGACGCGCAGGTCGATATCGATGTTCTTCTTGGTGTATTTCTTGAAGACGATACGGCCGTCCTGCGGCAGGCGACGCTCGGCGATGTCGAGGTTGCACATGATCTTCAGGCGGGTGCAGAGCGCGTTGGCGACTTTGGTCGGCAGGCGCAGCTTTTCGGCGCAGAGACCGTCGATGCGGTAGCGGACGATGAGGTCCTTTTCCTGCGGCTCGATGTGAATGTCGGAGGCACCGGAGATGTAGGCGTCTTCGATGATGCGATTGGCGAGCTGGACGATGGGGCCGGACTCTTCGTTTTCGAGGTCTTCGGCGCTGACTTCGCCGCCTTCGCCTTCGCCGTAGGCGGTGCTGATGACGTCGGCGACGCCGGAGATGTCGACGTCGCTCTCGGTGGTGGGGGCCTTTTTGAAGAGTTTGCCGAGGAGTTCTTCGATGAAGGTGGCGGAGGCGACCTGGACTTCCTCGATGTGCAGCTCGGTCGCCATCTGGAACGCGTCGCGTTTGGCGTAGTCGAGCGGGTTGCTCATCAGGACCGCGACGGAGTTGGGCGAGAGTTGTTTGTGCGGGAAGATGCCCTCGCGGCGGATGATGGCATCGCCGACGACCTCGACCAGCTTCTCGTCGATCTCGATCTGGTTGGCGTCGGTGACGAGCGGGGTGTCGGTGAGGCGGGCGATGAACTTGGCGGTATCGTCGGCGCTGAGCTGGAACTTGGGGTCCAGCATGCGCTGGATGAGGGTGGCGGAGTATTCGGCGACCTCGACGAGGAGTTTGAGGTCGTTCTCGGTGAACTGGCCGTCGGTGCCGGCGGTGGGTTCTTTGTTGAGGACCTGGATGGCACCGATGTTCACGCTGCCGGCTTTTAGCGGGACGGTGAGCATGGAGCGCACGTCGAAGCCGGTGTTCATCTTCTTAAGCGACTCGGCGTCGGGGCCGTCGGCGTTGAAGAAGAGGGGCGTGCCGGACTCGATGACGGCGCCGACGTTGCCGGTGCCGAGGGGGAGGCGCAGCTCGAGCAGCTTTTCGGCGGTTTGGCGGAAGGTTTCCTCCTTGCTGGGTTCGTCTTTCCAGAGGGTGGGGGAGTAGAAAACGTGGCGGAAAGCGATGTCGTTGCCCTCGACCAGGTAGAGCGTCATCGACTGGGCTTGGAGGGCTTCGACGACCTTGGTGGAGGTGAGTTCGATGACGGAGGTGACGTCCTCGCGGCTGGGCGCGGGTTTTGCGATCACCTTGATCAACAGCGAGCGCCGCAGGGCGCCGGCAACGTTGGGAGCGGCCATGAGAAATGTGCTGGGTAAGAGGGCGGAGTAGTTGTGCGGATGCGGCTCGCCTTGGGGGCGTTTTCCTTACACCCGTTGTGACTAGGATGCTGAGAGCGTTGTTGTTTAACTGGTTGAGTCAACGCCGCGTGGGGGGCAACCGAGGCGAAGCGGGGGAGCGGCGCGCCGAGGTGTTTTTGGTCAAAGAGCGCGGGATGAAGCTGGTGGCGCGCAACTGGCGGAACCCGCGGGACCGGCGCGAGGAAATCGACCTTGTGATGCGCGACGGCGAGGTGTTGGTGTTTGTGGAGGTGAAGGCGCGGTCGGATCTGGCGCGGGTGCCGGGCCTGTATGCCATCGACAAGCGCAAACGGGCCGTCCTGCGCCGCGCCATTCGCGCCTACCTGTGGCACCTGCGGGAAGAGCCGCACACCCATCGCTTCGATGTGGTGGAGCTGGCCTGTCCGGATGGCGAAGACATGACGGCGGCGACGGTGCGGCACTTCGAGAATGTGCGGCTGGATCGGCCTATTCGCTGACAATCAGAAATAACCGTCATGGGTGAGCCCTCCAGAATGTAG
This portion of the Actomonas aquatica genome encodes:
- a CDS encoding DUF6429 family protein, whose protein sequence is MKHDTDKIDEDVLALLFLTAHRERDGYPWRTWKGHDWEVMDRLCEKGFISDPHGKAKSVVFTEEGFAKAQQLFEAKYTKPE
- a CDS encoding type II toxin-antitoxin system RelE/ParE family toxin gives rise to the protein MDYKVVLSPRAIEDLRDIVLYISPDRPETARRLGLALVEKTKTLAQFPLSGRIVPEFGDSTIRELILRPYRIVYCVDARSAVVGVARFWHGAREEIGNEDMG
- a CDS encoding alpha/beta fold hydrolase, which translates into the protein MVTYVLPGMGADQRMYAGAWHRLPQVRFLDWPKESTASSLAELAVEVIAMAGIEDGAVVVGSSLGGMVAAEIAKRRSLQRLILVGSALQKEEVSALLRLLHPLVGLAPLSFVQRAGGKLPSELCTMFSEADAAFIRNMCRAVFAWEGLDHANVPVSRIHGRFDRVIPPPKDATLLDGGHLIAMTHADACVEFIERELGARWDEGCRA
- a CDS encoding ATPase, T2SS/T4P/T4SS family is translated as MAAPNVAGALRRSLLIKVIAKPAPSREDVTSVIELTSTKVVEALQAQSMTLYLVEGNDIAFRHVFYSPTLWKDEPSKEETFRQTAEKLLELRLPLGTGNVGAVIESGTPLFFNADGPDAESLKKMNTGFDVRSMLTVPLKAGSVNIGAIQVLNKEPTAGTDGQFTENDLKLLVEVAEYSATLIQRMLDPKFQLSADDTAKFIARLTDTPLVTDANQIEIDEKLVEVVGDAIIRREGIFPHKQLSPNSVAVLMSNPLDYAKRDAFQMATELHIEEVQVASATFIEELLGKLFKKAPTTESDVDISGVADVISTAYGEGEGGEVSAEDLENEESGPIVQLANRIIEDAYISGASDIHIEPQEKDLIVRYRIDGLCAEKLRLPTKVANALCTRLKIMCNLDIAERRLPQDGRIVFKKYTKKNIDIDLRVATGPMNHGEKVVMRILDKQKTTLPLPALGFSEENLEKYRKCIQQPYGMILHCGPTGSGKSMTLYSALAEINAPDINIQTAEDPIEYTLPGLNQMQMNRQIGLTFARALRCYLRMDPDVILVGEIRDEETAGIAVEAALTGHLLVSTLHTNDAPSTVSRLGEMGVEPFNVSASLLCVCAQRLMRRVCKNCKVPYEPEGREKMLMEKAIGWTGQIYKANPQGCPTCGGLGYKGRVGIHELMVNSEELTAGINKEIEVAELKRIAMRNGMKTLHQDSMLKVKEGITTIEEALANVPPDLIT
- a CDS encoding YraN family protein, which codes for MSQRRVGGNRGEAGERRAEVFLVKERGMKLVARNWRNPRDRREEIDLVMRDGEVLVFVEVKARSDLARVPGLYAIDKRKRAVLRRAIRAYLWHLREEPHTHRFDVVELACPDGEDMTAATVRHFENVRLDRPIR